A genomic segment from Spinacia oleracea cultivar Varoflay chromosome 3, BTI_SOV_V1, whole genome shotgun sequence encodes:
- the LOC110797206 gene encoding probable ATP synthase 24 kDa subunit, mitochondrial, with the protein MALASRILSKSKQLYTIQTILPKDHVIPVRYYAKEAAPAPKGLKGDEMLKGIFLEVKKKFETALGILRQEKITIDPEDPAAVQQYANVMKTVREKADLFSESQRIQYTIQTRTQGIPDARTYLLTLKEIRLKRGLSDELGAEAMMFDALDKVEKEIKKPLMRNDNQGMSRLTAEFDKINKKLGINPDDLPKYEEQLELKIAKAQLEDLHKETTDAMSTQAKKEEFKDEQMADPKSLDIRNFI; encoded by the exons ATGGCGCTCGCTTCTCGCATCCTCTCCAAATCCAAACAg CTGTATACTATTCAGACTATTTTACCAAAGGACCATGTGATTCCTGTTCGCTACTATGCCAAAGAAGCTGCTCCCGCTCCCAAGGGTCTTAAGGGAGATG AGATGCTTAAGGGAATTTTTCTAGAGGTTAAGAAGAAGTTTGAGACAGCTCTTGGTATACTTCGCCAGGAAAAGATCACCATAGACCCAGAGGACCCTGCTGCTGTACAACAGTACGCTAATGTCATGAAGACTGTAAGAGAAAA GGCAGATCTCTTTTCGGAGTCTCAGAGGATTCAATACACAATTCAAACCCGAACCCAGGGTATTCCAGATGCTCGCACATATCTTTTGACTTTGAAGGAGATACGGCTCAA GAGAGGCCTTTCTGATGAACTTGGTGCAGAGGCCATGATGTTTGATGCCTTGGATAAAGTTGAAAAAGAAATCAAGAAACCTCTTATGAGAAATGACAACCAAGGAATGAGTCGTTTAACAGCCGAGTTTGATAAGATCAACAAGAA GCTTGGAATCAACCCAGACGATTTGCCCAAATATGAAGAGCAGCTGGAACTTAAAATTGCAAAGGCACAGCTGGAAGATTTGCATAAGGAAACTACCGACGCAATGTCAACTCAAGCAAAGAA